Below is a genomic region from Eupeodes corollae chromosome 1, idEupCoro1.1, whole genome shotgun sequence.
AACCAAAGTTCGTGACAGGATTCTCGCAAGTAAACATTCGCGTTGGCGATGGAACTTTAGACTATGAGAACCCCAATCAGAGGAAGTTTATTGTTTTggtaagtttgttttttgttgttggttggtGTGAAAATTAAACCCTCTCGAGAATGAAGTGGTAAAAGAAGAACCATAATTTTAACacccttcatttgttttttatttcttttaactttttgccGGTACTCTGTTGCAATCAAGCCACgaacaaataacaacaattatTCATTTTAGGTTATTGCTGAAGAAACTGAAACAAATCCGAAACTTTCATCGACCGCAACAATTACCATTTCCGTAGTAGATGCAAATGATAATAAACCAATCTTTGAGCGGGAATCTTATTCAGCCTCTGTTTCCGGTATgtgtttttttgcttttgttttccaTTCCATGCCATTATTGTTCTTGccttctgtttgtttgtttgtttaccaACCTGGCGTAAGactaatttgaatttacttaCAGAATCGGCTCTTCCTGGTCAATACATCACATCGATTACAGCTAAAGATATCGATTCCGGAAACTACGGTGATGCTGGTATACGATATAGTATATCCGGCACCGGTTCGGAATTATTTCACGTGGATGAGGAAACGGGTGTTATAACTTTAGCTGATTGCGagaaatcaacaacaacaaaaaatggaaatgtTGAACTTGTTAAAAGgaaacgacgacgaagacgtgCCGGTGCTGATGCCGATGCCGATTTCGAAGATGAGTACGATATTAAGAGTGCTGAAGGACAAAAAGTCAACATATCGACCAATGGGTTGAGTGGCttgttaaatattgaaataagcaCTGAACCTGCTGTTGAATATACTGTAATTAACACCAAGGACGAAAtggaaaataatatgaaaaagatgTCCGTTGCAAATGTCGATGTATCGAATTCAAATGAAGTAACTAACGAAGTTGTGTCGCCACCATCTCAAAAGACATGTTTAGATTATGAAACTGaaactacatattttttgtcatATAAGGTGAGTTCGTTTTtgttaaacgaaaaataaataactaatggCATGTGATATATTGACAGGCAACTGATGACAATGGAAAAGGTCAAACTTCGGTGGTCTCTTTGAGGATATCAGTAACTGACTCTAATGATTCACCTCCAGTTTGTGAAAGTCCATTGTATAGAGCCTCAGTAGATGAAGGATCGACAGTATTTGATTCGCCATTAGTTGTAAAGGCAAGAGATGCTGATACCGTATCAGACATAACATACAGGTGAGATTTGAGTCTCGTAACATACAAATACCAGCATGACTCTCTGTATTCGTCTTTATTTAgctatattatattaattatgcCTTCATCTAATTAAGTAgggcatttaatttatttaaatatttattcatctACCGATATTACtaacaatttgaaatattattacATAGTATATACAGGGTGTGTGATGAATATTGCTACATTAATAAACTGTTTCACACATAAGCGGTACCTTATTAGAAAGTTAGCCATAAGAGACTGCATTGTTGACCTCGGGAttgcttaaaagatttaattGATACCTGTAGGGTTTTCAAATAATTCGGTTTTGTTTTGTGAACTTCCTTGGTCTGGAGAAAAGGGTACCAAGGGAATGGAGAATGTCTTCAAAtaagtttattattaaagtttCGTTATGATTCGCCGTAACTGGACTCGTGACATCCGAAGTTGCTTTTCCCCGTTGAAAAAAGAACGAACtgaaagaaattgttttctGGCAGAGTATAGAAGAAAAACGATTCccttagcattttttaaataacggtCACCATATACCGTTACTGTACGTCCTTTTCTTCGAAGAGGTATGGAGCGATAATTCCCCTCGAAGAAACTGCACACCACACTGTTACCTGAATTGACTGAAGTTCTTTTCATTAAGGATTTGTGGGTTTTACATACGCTATATTCTGCAGTTTTACTTATTTATGTTGTCATTTAAGTCGAGGAGGGCTTTATCAGACACAAAAAGGCAGTTCAACATGGTTGCTGCTTTTCTACCATTTTGAGCAGCTTTGACAGAATTCCAAGCGTATCGGGAAGTCTGCGTTGTTAAGTTTGCTTTTTATAAGAATcttgtaaacaaataagttgtaaTAAATGCGTTACTGTTCACAATGTTTGTCTGCTGATATCCCAAACTTTTATGGAATCAGCTACGACATCTATTATTTCTGGTGCTCAAACGAAAAGATTACGGTGGTATCTCTTTCGGACTTCTCCACTATAGGCAAACTTTTAAAAGTGCTTTATAATCGTTCATCGGTTTTGAGGAGTGCCGCCAGACGTGGCCCAAAACTCTCTTGGCATGAATTGCTGACTTTAATACGTGATATAGGGGCACAACCCAGATGCAAGTTTCCTCAACATAATCGTCCATTTTTATTTGCATCAGCTACCTTGTATTatgtaaatagaaaaataaacttaattaatttgcaACAGAttgcaattaaattttagattcaAATATGTTAATTGAGGGCTAATGttcataacattttatttatgtcttaaattattatataccTAGGCGCAATTGTGTTTCCAGAACTTCTATCTCAAAATAGGTAGGAAACTGTGgacatttaatttgaaaacaatacatCTTTCACAAACAATGCATACTGAACAAACTGtctttttccaaagtatttagTCTGATTAAGGCGCACCGAGATGcactttaattgtttaatttcaaaTCTTTAAGCTTTAATAATTTAGGATTTTAAGagattttaaatattcgaaGATAGTTTACAAGCAAGTTCTTTGCACCCAAATTTATAAATGGGACATACATATGAGCATTTCGATTGGTTCAGAAATTGCACAATAAGAAGAGATTTATTAAAGATATGAGATGGAACTCCATCAGGTCCAGGAGTTAAGGTGGATTTCAGTTTTGAGATAACATGTCtgattcaaaaagttgaaatattaCCATTCCAAATGGAATAACTGTTCCGTTGATTAATAAATCAAAGCAGAATGGTCGACataaacagattttaaaaaataaggaaaaagttCACACGAACCTTGTTAATCATtcgatgtttttcattttcactatCGTTTTTtgactgtttaaaaaaaacttcagaaaAGCTTTGGATCACAAAAAATGCTGGATTGCATTCTCAGTatgtaatgtttttataaatatttatttagataatCATATATCTTCCGAAACTGTTGAAAAAGCTGTCACCACAgaatgtaattttcaaaactttgtaaaggattgtttttcacattttttaaattaagtaagcgtttataagttttaaatgatttccAAGACGTTTAGGAacatatttaattaaacttGTAGATAAAGTATTCATACATATTGTAAACGCACTTTGTTATGATAAATAAGCAAGTAAAAGCGTCCAGTTAGTAGatgtaatataataattaattcatcAATTGATATAAAAGTGAagattttgtatacaattttaaataaatttctgtttccttttctttgtttttcatcAGAATAATTGGTAACGAACAAATTGATAGTATTTTTGACATCGACAAACGATCCGGCCAAGTTACAATTAAGCCCGATGCAGTGCTTGATGTGAATCATTTAAGATCTGACAACTTGATTTTCGCCGTTGAAGCCAATGATGGCGTCTTCTCTGTGAATTGTGGAATCAATATAACTGTACGCGATGTTAACAATCATGCACCGAAATTTTTGTCCGATAGTTATTCTGCAATTGTTGAGGAGAATTCCGAAATTGGAACAAGTGTTGAACGTTTGCAAGCAACCGATTTAGATTCTGGTATTAATGCTGAGTTAAGGTAAAGTACTTTTAATATATAACAACAAATCGTTACTGAAATTCCTCTTTTACTAGATATCGTATACAACAAGGAAATTTTGACGATTTCCGCATTGATGAGACTTCCGGAGAGATATTTGTATCCAGAAAATTGGACTATGATCGGAGGAACACGTATCAGCTTGAAGTTTTAGCAACTGACATGGGTAActgaaattatgttttaaaagttcaatACTTAATTAAAATATGACCTGTATTTTCTAAGGAACACCAAGTCTATCGGGAACTGCAACATTAACAGTGACTATAGTAAACAGCAATGATAAAGATCCCTATTTTACACCAGCAACACAACGTGCTGAGGttagttttatttcttgtagTCATAGGTTTCTTTAACCTAAGTGAGTTTTCTTCTCCATATGAATAGCTATTTCCTTTGAAAGAAGAAACTtctattgaaattaaaactaaCTTTACTAATCAAACTTTTCTTTAGGTCCGAGAAGATGAACCTGTTGGAACAGTAGTTTATACTTTGGTAGCAATTGATCCAGATGTTGATACACATACAGCATTGGAATTTGCTGCAACTGATCCAATAACTGCTATTGACAAAGATGGCAACGAATTAGAAAATGCTGAtgaattaaaagaatatttctcAGTTAATCGAAACGGAAAAGTAGTTGTTAGCAAGAAACTCGAACGTAATCTATTTGCGGTAATATTCCAAGTTTTTCTCTATTTTAGGTAGCAAACTTaaataacatttcaaatattttttaggttattCGAATAACAGTTTTGGTAACCGATAGTACAGCTCCAACAACTCAACAAGGCAAAGGTCTATTAATAATATCTATCATAGATGTTAATGAAATTCCACCGGtaagtttgaaaatttcttatattcttgttttactatttttcgCAGACATCggcttttgaaaacaaaatcatcaTGTTCAAGTTTCTGTAGATATTGATTTATATGAGAATTTTACTCCGCCATCAACTCACATAGAACCTAAGGCTCTAGAAAACAGAGCAATCTCTcctttttatgataaaaattattacattttaaaatttttggggttttataaaataattaacacaaaatatttgtattaaatttaaatttaaaaaaaaaatgtcaaattcaaatttaaaagttttatttttaaacattttcttggtGTTATTCACTGCTGCAAGATCGTCTGTTCGCATTTTGCAACTGAATTTGATTGAGGTTAATTTTACAACACTACttagaaaatgttaaattttatgcaaaaagttttgtttttctatttccaAGATCGAAACGACAATCAAAAATGTTGGATTGAAAATACCATTAGTTCCAGAAGTGCTTACATTGATCCTTTCATGTTTTgtggtttttaagtttattcTTAGCTATTTAAGTTTAGCTGCTCATATTGTAGCCTTGTAAGTGggtaaatgcattttttttaactcttacggacaacaattttatattcaagaTATCCAATTTTGAATTACGAACTAAATGACTTACTAATTCCAACTATTATAATGCAagctattcaaaatattttgttgaacttggGGGAATTATGGTGTGGATACATAATTTGTCACAATTATTTGGATAAGGATTCAACAGCGTGCAgtatattttacataaaaatattaGCAAAATGTACACTCGGAATAATTGTGCTGtgagataaattaaatattttaaaatttggagtTACATATTACAtctattgattgattttttagaaatgtGTTCTGGAATTATTATAGTTCATTGAGATATCCTGAATTGGAGGTTATACCAAACCGgaaatttcataaaagaatttcACAGAAACAAGTACAAGATATTAAGATATTTCAAAGGCGGATGATATTGGAATCAAGTGAAGTCGAGATGAATAGTGAAGTCTTTTCCaatacttaaaacaataaaatttaaacgaaaGGCAAACAATAATGTTGGTTTTCTTTgacacttcttcttcttcatcaaaaTCTTTATTGCCAGGTGTGGGACATTTGATTTTTGGCCTCTTGGGGGgattacttactaacttacttaaggtggcgctacagtcctgtgtgaactagggcctcac
It encodes:
- the LOC129942565 gene encoding uncharacterized protein LOC129942565: MSNSNLKVLFLNIFLVLFTAARSSVRILQLNLIEIETTIKNVGLKIPLVPEVLTLILSCFVVFKFILSYLSLAAHIVALYPILNYELNDLLIPTIIMQAIQNILLNLGELWCGYIICHNYLDKDSTACSIFYIKILAKCTLGIIVLNVFWNYYSSLRYPELEVIPNRKFHKRISQKQVQDIKIFQRRMILESSEVEMNSEVFSNT